The following are from one region of the Aspergillus luchuensis IFO 4308 DNA, chromosome 4, nearly complete sequence genome:
- a CDS encoding uncharacterized protein (COG:Q;~EggNog:ENOG410PUSW;~InterPro:IPR015889;~antiSMASH:Cluster_4.7;~go_function: GO:0005506 - iron ion binding [Evidence IEA];~go_function: GO:0016702 - oxidoreductase activity, acting on single donors with incorporation of molecular oxygen, incorporation of two atoms of oxygen [Evidence IEA];~go_process: GO:0055114 - oxidation-reduction process [Evidence IEA]) codes for MWPTDEKGVTSFTSIFPGFYTNRAIHIHVQVHTNWSITSNGTIGAGRTVNTAQLFVNEDVATEIMAVPPYSHHTQIQRKPVSEDGVYYEESLTGAMAIMDTEPLDGQDYRNGVLGYITLGVDTTAIHNGTTEDPNPPYPNRWK; via the exons ATGTGGCCCACCGATGAGAAAGGTGTAACCAGCTTCACCTCGATATTCCCTGGGTTTTAT ACCAATCGTGCCATTCACATTCACGTGCAAGTGCACACAAACTGGAGTATAACCAGCAATGGCACCATCGGTGCAGGCAGAACAGTCAATACGGCCCAGTTGTTTGTCAACGAAGATGTAGCCACAGAGATCATGGCAGTCCCTCCGTATTCCCATCACACTCAGATCCAGCGGAAACCAGTGTCAGAGGACGGGGTTTATTATGAGGAATCGTTGA CGGGGGCCATGGCTATCATGGATACGGAGCCACTAGATGGTCAGGATTATAGGAACGGAGTCCTTGGGTATATTACCTTG GGCGTTGATACGACCGCTATCCATAATGGAACCACTGAAGACCCGA ACCCCCCCTATCCCAACCGGTGGAAGTAA